In Oryza sativa Japonica Group chromosome 2, ASM3414082v1, the following are encoded in one genomic region:
- the LOC4331097 gene encoding rab GTPase-activating protein 22, whose product MNRMMFMACCYNDPDMLIDPDTVYPIRPECREDAAKTRFKPRPGLTLSPRRWKLLHNEEGVLDIAGMIKRVQRGGTHPNIKGEVWEFLLGCYDPKSNTEQKSQLRQQRRLEYEKLKTKCREMDTAVGSGRVITMPVITEDGQPIQDPNSVDAEQQASDTPLPKEVIQWKLTLHQIGLDVNRTDRQLVYYESQENLARLWDILAVYSWVDKDIGYCQGMSDLCSPMSILLEHEADAFWCFERLMRRVRGNFVSSSTSIGVRSQLTILSSVMKAVDPKLHEHLENLDGGEYLFAFRMLMVLFRREFSFVDTMYLWELMWSMEYNPGLFSMLESDNSTSQANTKDENALKQCGKFEQKNLQAAKKEEQIPLSVFIVASVIEARNKQILTDAKGLDDVVKILNDITGSLDAKKACRGALKIHERYLTTVKA is encoded by the exons CCTGGCCTCACTCTAAGTCCAAGGAGATGGAAGCTGCTTCACAATGAAGAAGGTGTCCTAGACATAGCTGGAATGATCAAAAGAGTGCAGCGTGGG GGTACCCACCCAAATATCAAAGGAGAAGTTTGGGAGTTTTTGCTGGGTTGTTATGACCCTAAAAGCAATACTGAACAAAAGAGCCAATTAAGACAACAGCGAAG GTTAGAATATGAGAAACTGAAAACAAAGTGCCGAGAAATGGACACGGCAGTCGGTAGCGGAAGGGTAATTACTATGCCTGTCATAACAGAAGATGGCCAGCCTATACAGGATCCTAACTCAGTTGATGCAGAACAACAAGCTAGTGACACACCCCTACCAAAGGAAGTAATTCAATGGAAGCTAACTCTGCACCAGATTG GTCTTGATGTTAATCGTACAGATCGTCAACTAGTCTATTATGAGAGCCAAGAGAACTTGGCCAGGTTGTGGGACATTCTTGCAGTTTATTCATGGGTTGACAAGGACATCGGTTATTGTCAAG GAATGAGTGATCTTTGCTCACCAATGTCGATCCTCTTGGAACACGAAGCGGATGCGTTTTGGTGCTTTGAGCGACTTATGCGCAGGGTG CGAGGAAATTTCGTGAGTAGTTCAACCTCCATTGGAGTTCGATCTCAACTGACCATATTGTCATCCGTAATGAAAGCCGTTGATCCGAAGCTACATGAGCATTTAG AAAATCTTGATGGAGGGGAATACTTATTTGCCTTCCGTATGCTGATGGTTCTTTTCCGAAGGGAGTTCTCTTTTGTAGACACAATGTACCTTTGGGAG CTCATGTGGTCTATGGAGTACAATCCAGGTCTCTTTTCTATGTTGGAGAGTGATAACAGTACATCTCAAGCAAACACAAAAGATGAAAATGCCTTAAAGCAGTGTGGAAAATTCGAACAGAAAAACTTACAGGCGGCTAAAAAGGAAGAGCAGATACCTCTATCTGTGTTCATTGTGGCTAGTGTCATAGAGGCTAGAAACAAGCAGATACTGACTGATGCAAAAGGTCTAGACGATGTCGTGaag ATATTAAACGATATCACTGGAAGTCTGGATGCAAAGAAGGCATGCAGAGGGGCACTGAAGATTCATGAGAGATACCTAACCACA GTAAAAGCATGA